In a genomic window of Streptococcus oralis:
- a CDS encoding TIGR02328 family protein, translated as MRLWHEALISQLPRPQLLGQHRECCALRGNGWGKKHATVDYVFTHSPYHLYAYHRLIMEEMVGRGYNVSPEWLDKNYRGKICPAYEDLPEEKLDNPIYSEHDAEYYEECLANLREKGIELE; from the coding sequence ATGAGACTTTGGCATGAGGCTTTGATTTCACAACTTCCCCGTCCGCAGCTTTTGGGGCAACATCGAGAGTGCTGCGCCCTGCGTGGCAATGGTTGGGGCAAAAAACATGCGACGGTGGACTATGTCTTTACTCACTCGCCCTATCATCTCTATGCTTATCATCGCTTGATTATGGAGGAAATGGTTGGCCGTGGCTACAATGTCAGTCCAGAATGGCTGGACAAGAACTACCGTGGCAAAATTTGCCCAGCTTATGAAGACTTGCCTGAGGAAAAGTTGGACAATCCCATCTATAGTGAGCATGATGCAGAATACTATGAGGAGTGCCTGGCTAATCTCCGAGAGAAAGGCATTGAGCTGGAGTAA
- a CDS encoding YbgA family protein, translated as MEQTNQKSQCQQLWARNKYLVLSHSSNIYNGIRQYLKNEQVEVSHVQNLIDRACQIPEHRGQVCNAFQHIWGYFKKKATDAERKDYMLLLDRYRFGQVSKEDLIVKTRDLLDRYPNTYLQHSTLLKGDSHETLA; from the coding sequence ATGGAACAAACTAATCAAAAATCCCAGTGCCAGCAACTCTGGGCTAGAAACAAATACCTCGTTTTGAGCCATTCCAGTAATATTTACAATGGGATTCGCCAATACTTGAAGAATGAACAGGTGGAGGTCAGCCATGTTCAAAACCTCATTGACCGTGCTTGCCAGATTCCAGAACACAGGGGTCAGGTTTGCAATGCCTTTCAGCATATTTGGGGCTATTTCAAAAAGAAAGCGACTGATGCTGAGCGTAAGGACTACATGCTCTTGCTGGATCGCTACCGCTTTGGTCAGGTTTCTAAGGAAGACTTGATCGTTAAGACTCGAGACTTGCTTGATCGCTATCCAAATACCTACTTGCAACATTCGACCTTACTGAAAGGAGACTCCCATGAGACTTTGGCATGA
- a CDS encoding type I restriction endonuclease subunit R translates to MVDYSKIHEVIAETNEGILLAEYQPEYRTDREYQSEADLENQLISDLVNHLNYERLNIHTPEELLANAKVQIEKLNKITFTNDEWDRFVVEYLDCPNEGLIEKTRKIQENYIYDFVFDDGRIKNIFIIDKKNIHNNSMQVINQVTQVGSHTNRYDVTILVNGLPLVQIELKRRGVSLKEAFEQIHRYSKESFNSENSLYKYIQIFVISNGTYTRYFANTTAQNKNHYEFTCEWADRKNKTIHDLEDFTVTFLSKRVLLEVLTKYCVFDADNTLLIMRPYQIAATESILRKIHSTNEMKNFGTINACGYIWHTTGSGKTLTSFKTARLATELDYIDKVIFVVDRKDLDYQTMKEYQKFQPNSVNGSNNTKELQRNIEENDGKIVVTTIQKLNKFITANPNHEIYSKKCVLIFDECHRSQFGKAQKRIKKAFKQYALFGFTGTPIFPENSLTGETTQEVFGEQLHNYVITDAIRDKKVLKFKVDYNYIKPEINKYREAEKAVGQEIDEKKLKKMEKELLLHPERIATITEYLLRVYNDKTHRSKYYTHKQKKMQGFNAMLAVQSIEAAKLYYEELQQQQATLPEVKRLKVATIFSFAPNEEQSAYGEIQDEELDPQDTAMSLSSKEFLSKAIYDYNQMFKTNFSTDGKEFQNYYRDLSKRVKSKEVDLLIVVGMFLTGFDAPTMNTLFVDKNLRYHGLIQAFSRTNRIFNEVKPFGNIVCFRDLEKATQEAIKTFGDTNKLEIILEKSFSEYMDGFVDQVTGIEVKGYTTVCQEILERFPNPQEIETEHEKKEFVKLFGELLKLDNVLRNYDEFQEIDKPISEGYLQDLRSAYVEIRDEFLNLKNYEKTKDLEIDLSDVEFEIELLKTDEINLDYILALIVEKSKNSESKEVMKAEVSRVIRSSIDIRAKEELVIGFINDTDLQKLKDHDGIIHAFYEYGKERKKIAIQDLAEAEKLVDDYQLFIDKSIQRGYAENSGTDLDSIIPPTSRRQGARERKKQEVLRKIQLLVETYSGI, encoded by the coding sequence ATGGTTGATTATTCAAAAATACATGAAGTTATTGCGGAAACCAATGAAGGGATTCTCTTGGCTGAGTATCAACCAGAGTATCGCACGGATAGAGAATATCAGTCAGAGGCTGATTTAGAAAATCAGTTGATTTCTGATTTGGTGAATCATCTCAACTATGAACGCTTAAATATTCATACACCTGAAGAGCTCTTAGCAAATGCTAAGGTGCAAATAGAAAAACTCAATAAGATAACGTTTACTAATGATGAGTGGGATCGCTTTGTAGTAGAGTATTTAGACTGCCCCAATGAAGGATTAATTGAAAAAACTCGAAAAATTCAAGAAAATTATATTTATGACTTTGTCTTTGACGATGGACGAATTAAGAATATTTTTATCATTGATAAGAAAAATATTCACAACAATAGTATGCAGGTCATCAACCAAGTGACCCAAGTGGGTAGCCATACCAACCGTTATGATGTCACGATTTTAGTGAATGGTCTTCCGTTAGTTCAGATTGAATTGAAAAGACGTGGTGTTAGTCTTAAAGAGGCTTTTGAACAAATCCATAGATATAGTAAGGAAAGCTTCAATAGTGAAAATTCCTTATACAAGTACATTCAGATTTTTGTTATTTCTAATGGGACTTATACGCGCTACTTTGCAAATACGACAGCTCAAAATAAAAATCATTATGAGTTCACCTGTGAATGGGCAGACCGTAAAAATAAAACCATTCACGATTTAGAAGACTTTACTGTCACTTTCTTGAGTAAGCGAGTCCTCTTGGAAGTCTTGACCAAGTATTGTGTCTTTGATGCTGATAATACCTTACTCATCATGCGCCCTTATCAGATAGCTGCAACAGAGAGTATTTTACGAAAGATTCATTCCACAAATGAAATGAAGAATTTCGGTACGATCAATGCTTGTGGCTATATCTGGCATACGACTGGTTCTGGGAAAACTTTGACTAGTTTTAAAACTGCTCGTTTAGCAACAGAGTTGGACTATATTGACAAAGTGATTTTTGTGGTGGATAGAAAAGACCTGGACTATCAAACCATGAAGGAATATCAAAAATTTCAACCTAATTCAGTCAATGGTAGCAACAATACAAAAGAACTCCAACGTAATATTGAAGAAAATGATGGTAAAATCGTTGTCACAACTATTCAGAAGTTAAATAAATTTATAACAGCAAATCCAAATCATGAAATCTACAGTAAGAAATGTGTCTTGATTTTTGACGAGTGCCATCGCTCCCAGTTTGGAAAGGCGCAAAAGCGTATCAAAAAAGCTTTTAAACAGTATGCTTTATTTGGATTTACAGGTACTCCGATTTTCCCAGAAAATAGCTTAACAGGAGAAACAACACAAGAGGTTTTTGGAGAGCAACTTCATAACTACGTTATAACAGATGCTATTCGAGATAAAAAAGTGTTGAAGTTCAAAGTCGACTATAACTATATCAAGCCTGAAATAAACAAGTATAGAGAAGCTGAAAAAGCAGTTGGTCAAGAGATTGATGAGAAGAAACTCAAAAAAATGGAGAAGGAGCTCCTATTGCATCCAGAACGGATAGCAACCATTACAGAGTATCTGTTGAGAGTTTATAATGACAAGACGCATCGGAGTAAATATTACACTCATAAACAAAAAAAGATGCAAGGTTTTAATGCTATGTTGGCTGTACAAAGTATTGAAGCAGCAAAACTATACTATGAAGAACTCCAGCAGCAACAGGCAACTCTACCAGAAGTTAAGCGTTTGAAGGTCGCTACTATCTTTAGCTTTGCGCCTAACGAAGAACAGTCAGCTTATGGAGAGATTCAAGATGAAGAGCTAGACCCTCAAGATACAGCCATGTCTCTTTCATCTAAAGAGTTTCTTTCTAAAGCAATCTATGACTATAATCAAATGTTCAAGACAAACTTTTCGACTGATGGGAAAGAGTTTCAAAATTATTATCGAGACCTTTCAAAACGAGTTAAATCTAAGGAAGTGGATTTACTGATTGTAGTGGGAATGTTCTTGACGGGATTTGATGCTCCAACGATGAATACTCTCTTTGTCGATAAAAATCTTCGTTATCATGGATTGATTCAGGCATTCTCTAGAACTAATCGAATTTTTAACGAGGTTAAACCTTTTGGCAATATCGTTTGTTTCCGTGATTTAGAAAAGGCTACGCAAGAAGCTATTAAGACTTTTGGAGATACAAATAAGCTTGAAATCATCTTAGAAAAAAGTTTTAGTGAATACATGGATGGTTTCGTTGACCAAGTAACAGGTATTGAGGTCAAAGGATATACTACAGTCTGTCAGGAAATTTTGGAAAGATTCCCGAACCCGCAAGAAATTGAGACAGAGCATGAGAAAAAAGAGTTTGTTAAGTTATTTGGTGAGTTGTTGAAACTTGATAATGTTCTTCGAAATTATGATGAATTCCAAGAAATCGACAAACCTATTTCAGAAGGTTATCTTCAGGATTTAAGAAGTGCCTATGTGGAAATTCGAGATGAGTTTTTGAACCTTAAAAACTATGAAAAGACTAAAGATTTAGAGATTGACCTTTCAGATGTTGAATTTGAAATTGAATTACTAAAAACTGATGAGATTAACCTAGACTATATCTTGGCATTGATTGTTGAAAAATCGAAGAATTCTGAGTCTAAAGAAGTAATGAAAGCAGAAGTTAGTCGTGTGATTCGTTCTAGTATTGATATCCGTGCCAAAGAAGAGTTGGTTATTGGATTTATCAATGACACCGATTTGCAAAAATTGAAAGACCATGATGGGATTATCCATGCTTTCTACGAATATGGCAAGGAGCGCAAGAAAATCGCGATTCAAGACCTAGCTGAGGCTGAGAAACTTGTAGATGACTATCAATTGTTTATCGACAAATCAATTCAACGAGGTTATGCTGAAAATAGTGGGACTGATTTGGATTCGATTATTCCACCAACTTCTCGTAGACAGGGAGCACGAGAACGGAAAAAGCAAGAAGTTTTACGTAAGATTCAATTGTTAGTAGAGACTTATTCAGGTATTTGA
- a CDS encoding AAA family ATPase — protein sequence MADDKVFNTLEDIADELISSNKKVHLIYAFNATGKTRLSTILKDKLNISENDGESKVKKILYFNAFTEDLFTWENDLENDEDRYLKYDKRTFFGKFLEEQQQFEQVIINFQKYVHNLIVPNFEDIERQANDSSGFPIFDIIGDQRVPRLISDFKGIRFTLDGDSVKISRGEERIFVWSIFLTLLELIIEELSDPDIDSDFQDFKYIYIDDPISSLDDNNTIDSAIFLKEIIAKSKHTDLKFIISSHQPLFYNVLYNEIRFDRKIPNKKKSFYVMKKEVDKEDKVRYILTDVEKDSPFGYHLKVREVLRKAVDSGQVEKFHYALFRNLSEKTATFLGYSRWEDVLLGLEVAGEEITKENLEPYAQRFDLFTHNRQSDLEYRELLEREKNTLIDLFNSFEKKYKFNPKEENENG from the coding sequence ATGGCGGATGATAAAGTATTTAATACATTGGAAGATATTGCAGACGAACTAATCTCAAGTAATAAGAAGGTACATTTAATTTATGCTTTTAATGCTACAGGGAAAACGAGGCTATCTACAATTTTAAAGGATAAATTAAATATCTCGGAAAATGATGGAGAGTCAAAAGTAAAGAAAATACTTTATTTTAACGCTTTTACAGAAGATCTTTTTACTTGGGAAAATGATTTAGAAAATGATGAAGATCGTTACCTCAAATATGATAAGCGTACTTTTTTTGGTAAGTTTTTAGAAGAACAGCAACAATTTGAACAAGTCATTATCAACTTTCAGAAGTATGTCCATAACCTCATAGTTCCAAATTTTGAAGATATTGAGAGACAGGCTAATGATAGTTCGGGATTCCCAATTTTTGATATTATTGGAGACCAGCGTGTTCCAAGATTGATAAGTGATTTTAAGGGAATTCGCTTTACTTTAGATGGTGATTCAGTCAAAATTTCTAGAGGTGAGGAGAGGATATTTGTTTGGTCTATATTCCTAACTCTTTTGGAACTTATTATTGAGGAGTTAAGCGATCCAGATATTGACTCTGATTTTCAGGACTTTAAGTATATTTATATTGACGATCCAATTTCTTCGTTAGATGATAACAATACTATTGATTCCGCTATTTTTTTAAAGGAAATTATTGCTAAATCTAAACACACTGATTTAAAGTTTATTATTTCTTCTCACCAACCACTTTTTTATAATGTTTTGTACAATGAAATACGGTTTGACAGAAAAATACCAAATAAAAAAAAGTCCTTTTATGTTATGAAAAAAGAAGTTGATAAGGAGGACAAAGTCAGATATATTTTAACTGACGTTGAGAAAGATTCTCCCTTCGGATACCACCTAAAGGTGAGAGAAGTGCTACGTAAAGCTGTAGACAGTGGACAAGTAGAAAAATTTCATTATGCTTTGTTTAGAAATCTGTCAGAGAAAACAGCCACATTTTTAGGCTATAGTAGATGGGAAGATGTTTTATTAGGATTAGAGGTGGCAGGTGAGGAGATTACCAAAGAAAATTTAGAACCATATGCTCAAAGGTTTGATTTATTCACTCATAATCGTCAATCGGACTTGGAGTATAGAGAATTGCTAGAAAGAGAAAAAAATACCTTAATAGATTTATTCAATAGTTTTGAGAAAAAATATAAATTTAACCCAAAAGAGGAAAATGAAAATGGTTGA
- a CDS encoding restriction endonuclease subunit S: protein MGQVVNLQRGKRLVRNQLTTSGSFPVYQNSLTPLGYFTHSNRGKETNFVICAGAAGEIGYSDRDFWAADDVYTLETLDNIADKFMYYVLLSKQDRLKSQVRKASIPRLSKDAIDKVTFYLPSLTEQKRIVSVLDNFNTLTNSLSEGLPKEIELRQKQYEYWRNQLLNFNE from the coding sequence GTGGGACAAGTTGTCAATTTACAACGTGGGAAACGTCTTGTTAGAAATCAGCTAACTACTTCAGGAAGTTTTCCAGTTTATCAGAACAGTTTGACACCCTTGGGATATTTTACACATTCAAATAGGGGAAAAGAAACCAACTTTGTTATATGTGCAGGAGCAGCTGGTGAAATTGGATATAGCGATAGGGATTTTTGGGCAGCAGATGATGTCTACACATTAGAGACATTAGATAATATTGCTGACAAATTTATGTACTATGTCTTATTAAGTAAGCAAGATAGACTCAAATCACAGGTTCGAAAGGCTAGTATTCCTAGATTATCTAAAGATGCTATTGATAAAGTAACGTTCTACTTACCATCTCTTACTGAACAAAAAAGAATCGTTTCTGTTCTTGACAATTTTAACACCCTAACCAACTCTCTTTCTGAGGGACTTCCAAAAGAAATCGAACTAAGACAGAAGCAGTATGAATACTGGAGAAATCAATTACTCAATTTTAATGAATAA